In the Pseudanabaena sp. PCC 7367 genome, one interval contains:
- a CDS encoding GNAT family N-acetyltransferase, producing the protein MDNIQIVVSNWQSDRAIIEQIRRQVFHLEQGVATELDFDGEDATATQLLAFYAGQPAATTRIRYLSLNFEHESEHEPESQIAKIERLAVLTTYRRKGIGSKLMQAAIEVISDRGIKQVKIHAQAYVAKMYLQLGFEPQGEEFYEAGIAHLEMYKYL; encoded by the coding sequence GTGGATAATATCCAGATCGTAGTATCAAACTGGCAAAGCGATCGCGCCATCATTGAACAGATCCGCCGTCAGGTTTTCCACCTGGAGCAAGGCGTTGCCACGGAACTAGACTTTGATGGCGAAGATGCAACGGCAACCCAACTTCTGGCTTTCTATGCAGGGCAGCCTGCTGCAACCACCAGAATCAGGTATTTAAGTCTTAACTTTGAGCATGAGTCTGAGCATGAACCGGAATCACAAATCGCCAAGATCGAGCGCCTTGCCGTATTAACCACATATCGTCGTAAAGGAATTGGCAGTAAACTAATGCAAGCAGCGATCGAGGTAATCAGCGATCGGGGCATTAAGCAGGTCAAGATCCACGCTCAAGCATATGTGGCTAAGATGTATCTGCAACTTGGTTTTGAACCCCAGGGCGAGGAATTTTATGAAGCGGGGATCGCCCATCTAGAAATGTATAAGTATCTGTAG